The following proteins are encoded in a genomic region of Brachypodium distachyon strain Bd21 chromosome 1, Brachypodium_distachyon_v3.0, whole genome shotgun sequence:
- the LOC100828163 gene encoding VAN3-binding protein isoform X2, with protein MDGHPRARLAGAGGDLRPPEPPLDPLEFLSRSWSASSVDVPRARPGAPPPLPALAGPIAEDAACELDDGGAATAGSSFSFASAATSQFIMERILAQSEVAPLTSGRLSHSSGPLTGGGSLTDSPPVSPEIDDSQYCRAAGTPKPQAYRGGSKTVGRWLKDRKEKKKEETRAHNAQVHAAVSVAAVAAASGSGKDDRAARTDMAMASAATLVAAQCVEAAESMGAEREHLEAVVSSAVNVRTPGDIVTVTAAAATALRGAATLRARALKEVWNIAAVIPVEKGTMGGGGHHHKQSVHKQHHKLESNDSSVSDLSLDEENNFLGICSQEFLVRGTELLKRTRKGALHWKVVSVYINRLGLVALKMKSRHVAGTITKKKKNVVIDVCKDVAAWPGRHLLEDGEHRRYFGLKTADHRVIEFECTSQRDYELWTKGVARLLSIAGERKRLL; from the exons ATGGACGGCCACCCCAGGgcccgcctcgccggcgccggcggcgatctccgcccgccggagccgccgctcGACCCGCTCGAGTTCCTCTCCCGATCCTGGAGCGCCTCCTCCGTCGACGTCCCGCGCGCGCGTCCTggggccccgccgccgctgccggccctCGCCGGGCCCATCGCCGAGGACGCCGCCTGCGAGCTCGACGACgggggcgccgccaccgcggggagctccttctccttcgcATCCGCAGCCACCTCGCAGTTCATCATGGAGCGGATCCTGGCGCAGTCG GAAGTGGCGCCCCTCACATCCGGCCGGCTCTCGCATAGCAGCGGCCCTCTGACCGGCGGCGGTTCCCTCACCGACAGCCCGCCGGTCTCGCCGGAGATTGATGACTCGCAG TACTGTAGAGCAGCGGGCACACCGAAGCCACAGGCATACCGAGGCGGCAGCAAGACAGTTGGCCGGTGGCTCAAGGacaggaaggagaagaagaaagaggagacaCGAGCACACAATGCACAGGTCCATGCTGCTGTTTCAGTTGCAGCGGT GGCTGCAGCCTCAGGATCTGGCAAGGATGATCGTGCAGCTCGCACCGACATGGCTATGGCTTCCGCAGCAACACTTGTTGCTGCACAATGTGTTGaggccgctgagtccatgggagCTGAGCGTGAGCATTTGGAGGCAGTTGTTAGCTCAGCAGTGAATGTCAGGACTCCTGGAGACATTGTCACGGTCACAGCTGCTGCCGCTACTG CATTGAGAGGTGCAGCCACATTGAGGGCAAGGGCTTTGAAGGAAGTGTGGAACATAGCGGCAGTGATCCCAGTAGAGAAGGGGACGATGGGAGGAGGTGGCCACCATCACAAGCAGAGTGTGCACAAACAGCATCACAAGTTGGAGAGCAACGATAGTAGCGTTAGCGACCTTTCGCTCGATGAGGAAAACAATTTCCTGGGCATTTGCAGTCAGGAATTTCTTGTTCGCGGCACTGAGCTTCTCAAGCGCACACGGAAAG GTGCACTGCACTGGAAGGTTGTATCAGTCTACATCAACCGGTTGGGCCTG GTTGCTCTCAAAATGAAGAGCCGGCATGTTGCTGGGACAatcaccaagaagaagaaaa ATGTGGTGATAGATGTGTGCAAGGACGTTGCAGCATGGCCAGGCCGACACCTGCTGGAGGATGGTGAGCACCGCCGTTACTTTGGCCTTAAGACGGCTGATCACCGAGTAATCGAGTTCGAGTGCACCAGCCAGAGGGACTACGAGTTGTGGACCAAGGGCGTAGCGCGCCTCCTCAGCATTGCCGGTGAGCGGAAGCGCCTCCTGTGA
- the LOC100828163 gene encoding VAN3-binding protein isoform X1, translating to MDGHPRARLAGAGGDLRPPEPPLDPLEFLSRSWSASSVDVPRARPGAPPPLPALAGPIAEDAACELDDGGAATAGSSFSFASAATSQFIMERILAQSEVAPLTSGRLSHSSGPLTGGGSLTDSPPVSPEIDDSQYCRAAGTPKPQAYRGGSKTVGRWLKDRKEKKKEETRAHNAQVHAAVSVAAVAAAVAAVAAATAAASGSGKDDRAARTDMAMASAATLVAAQCVEAAESMGAEREHLEAVVSSAVNVRTPGDIVTVTAAAATALRGAATLRARALKEVWNIAAVIPVEKGTMGGGGHHHKQSVHKQHHKLESNDSSVSDLSLDEENNFLGICSQEFLVRGTELLKRTRKGALHWKVVSVYINRLGLVALKMKSRHVAGTITKKKKNVVIDVCKDVAAWPGRHLLEDGEHRRYFGLKTADHRVIEFECTSQRDYELWTKGVARLLSIAGERKRLL from the exons ATGGACGGCCACCCCAGGgcccgcctcgccggcgccggcggcgatctccgcccgccggagccgccgctcGACCCGCTCGAGTTCCTCTCCCGATCCTGGAGCGCCTCCTCCGTCGACGTCCCGCGCGCGCGTCCTggggccccgccgccgctgccggccctCGCCGGGCCCATCGCCGAGGACGCCGCCTGCGAGCTCGACGACgggggcgccgccaccgcggggagctccttctccttcgcATCCGCAGCCACCTCGCAGTTCATCATGGAGCGGATCCTGGCGCAGTCG GAAGTGGCGCCCCTCACATCCGGCCGGCTCTCGCATAGCAGCGGCCCTCTGACCGGCGGCGGTTCCCTCACCGACAGCCCGCCGGTCTCGCCGGAGATTGATGACTCGCAG TACTGTAGAGCAGCGGGCACACCGAAGCCACAGGCATACCGAGGCGGCAGCAAGACAGTTGGCCGGTGGCTCAAGGacaggaaggagaagaagaaagaggagacaCGAGCACACAATGCACAGGTCCATGCTGCTGTTTCAGTTGCAGCGGTGGCTGCAGCGGTTGCAGCCGTGGCAGCTGCCACGGCTGCAGCCTCAGGATCTGGCAAGGATGATCGTGCAGCTCGCACCGACATGGCTATGGCTTCCGCAGCAACACTTGTTGCTGCACAATGTGTTGaggccgctgagtccatgggagCTGAGCGTGAGCATTTGGAGGCAGTTGTTAGCTCAGCAGTGAATGTCAGGACTCCTGGAGACATTGTCACGGTCACAGCTGCTGCCGCTACTG CATTGAGAGGTGCAGCCACATTGAGGGCAAGGGCTTTGAAGGAAGTGTGGAACATAGCGGCAGTGATCCCAGTAGAGAAGGGGACGATGGGAGGAGGTGGCCACCATCACAAGCAGAGTGTGCACAAACAGCATCACAAGTTGGAGAGCAACGATAGTAGCGTTAGCGACCTTTCGCTCGATGAGGAAAACAATTTCCTGGGCATTTGCAGTCAGGAATTTCTTGTTCGCGGCACTGAGCTTCTCAAGCGCACACGGAAAG GTGCACTGCACTGGAAGGTTGTATCAGTCTACATCAACCGGTTGGGCCTG GTTGCTCTCAAAATGAAGAGCCGGCATGTTGCTGGGACAatcaccaagaagaagaaaa ATGTGGTGATAGATGTGTGCAAGGACGTTGCAGCATGGCCAGGCCGACACCTGCTGGAGGATGGTGAGCACCGCCGTTACTTTGGCCTTAAGACGGCTGATCACCGAGTAATCGAGTTCGAGTGCACCAGCCAGAGGGACTACGAGTTGTGGACCAAGGGCGTAGCGCGCCTCCTCAGCATTGCCGGTGAGCGGAAGCGCCTCCTGTGA